The Helianthus annuus cultivar XRQ/B chromosome 16, HanXRQr2.0-SUNRISE, whole genome shotgun sequence genome includes a window with the following:
- the LOC110920081 gene encoding sec-independent protein translocase protein TATA, chloroplastic-like: MAISSTALNLNSLYTPPCTSPTLLSSSNSSLFTNTFKPLNLVHAHRSSVPELAVIAGVATLLFGPKALPEIGRNFGKTLKSFQQELDEGGEGQSRRGVNGVGGGEQGRR; the protein is encoded by the exons ATGGCGATTTCATCAACCGCACTGAATCTCAACTCACTCTACACACCACCATGCACATCACCAACACTTTTATCTTCTTCCAATTCATCCTTGTTCACCAACACTTTCAAACCCTTGAATCTGGTTCACGCACACAGATCCA GTGTGCCGGAGCTTGCGGTTATTGCCGGTGTTGCTACGCTTCTGTTTGGCCCTAAAGCGTTGCCGGAAATTGGTCGGAACTTTGGGAAAACGTTGAAGAGCTTTCAACAG GAACTTGATGAAGGTGGGGAAGGGCAGAGCCGCAGAGGTGTGAACGGCGTTGGCGGAGGTGAGCAAGGGCGGAg GTGA